A stretch of Pseudomonadota bacterium DNA encodes these proteins:
- the thiE gene encoding thiamine phosphate synthase: protein MQESLRFILVTDRKGQSLTQYLEFVESCITNGVSAVQLRDKISPPNAREEFAFALANLLNDYSIPLIINDHVDLALKVNAAGVHLGQTDLCPILAREKIGPSKIIGISIESMDDLHRANSTDALDYVAASSVFATSNKQDIKTKWELEGVQKLSKQSRYPVVGIGGIDVFNAASVIAAGASGIAVIGALHDSGSPSKTAKQIQKSIGEQLCIKS from the coding sequence ATGCAGGAATCTCTAAGATTCATATTAGTCACAGATCGCAAAGGGCAATCTCTGACACAGTATTTGGAGTTTGTTGAATCCTGCATCACCAATGGTGTTTCAGCTGTTCAATTGCGTGACAAAATCAGCCCGCCAAATGCCCGAGAAGAATTTGCCTTTGCCCTTGCAAATCTACTGAACGACTATTCTATTCCCCTCATCATCAATGATCATGTGGATCTAGCTTTGAAAGTGAATGCTGCTGGCGTACACCTTGGCCAAACGGATCTGTGTCCAATTTTGGCCAGAGAAAAAATAGGGCCAAGCAAAATCATTGGTATATCAATCGAGTCAATGGATGATCTGCACCGAGCAAACTCCACCGATGCGCTTGATTATGTTGCTGCAAGCTCAGTTTTTGCAACATCTAACAAACAAGATATCAAAACCAAGTGGGAGCTTGAGGGCGTTCAAAAACTCTCCAAGCAATCGAGGTATCCGGTCGTTGGAATTGGAGGAATTGACGTTTTTAATGCTGCATCAGTCATAGCAGCAGGAGCTAGCGGAATCGCAGTCATCGGAGCTCTGCATGATTCAGGTAGTCCATCTAAAACCGCAAAGCAGATACAAAAATCTATAGGAGAGCAATTATGCATAAAATCCTAA
- a CDS encoding GNAT family N-acetyltransferase gives MENQKQQILGIFIRPATDEDSDAVTKLLFNIWTNEYQFNVRKEDFPDLKEIEKSYMQAGGRFFVAIHNDQVIGTIACEKLGDACFVLKRMFVSKAFRRRGVAQFLLDNLLAQVLFSCGHKDMCFYLSTKENEAIAAKRFYLKNGFEVVSKEDLPDNFPFFYEDDLFMMRKMKNTN, from the coding sequence ATGGAAAACCAAAAGCAACAAATCCTAGGCATATTCATCCGACCAGCCACTGATGAAGACTCTGACGCTGTTACCAAACTGTTGTTCAATATCTGGACAAATGAGTATCAATTCAATGTCAGAAAAGAGGACTTTCCAGACCTCAAGGAAATTGAAAAATCATATATGCAGGCTGGAGGCCGGTTTTTCGTTGCAATCCATAATGATCAAGTCATTGGAACTATTGCTTGCGAGAAGTTGGGTGATGCTTGTTTTGTCCTCAAACGCATGTTTGTCAGCAAAGCCTTTCGTAGGCGCGGAGTGGCTCAATTCTTGTTAGACAATCTGTTGGCACAAGTATTGTTCTCATGTGGGCACAAAGATATGTGTTTTTATCTTAGCACCAAGGAAAATGAGGCAATTGCTGCAAAGAGATTTTATTTGAAAAATGGGTTTGAGGTTGTTTCTAAGGAAGATTTGCCAGACAATTTTCCGTTTTTCTATGAAGATGACTTGTTTATGATGCGTAAAATGAAAAATACAAATTGA